One genomic region from Streptomyces sp. NBC_01431 encodes:
- the glmM gene encoding phosphoglucosamine mutase: protein MGRLFGTDGVRGVANSDLTAELALGLSVAAAHVLAEAGTFEGHRPTAVVGRDPRASGEFLEAAVVAGLASAGVDVLRVGVLPTPAVAYLTGALGADLGVMLSASHNAMPDNGVKFFARGGHKLADELEDRIESIYEQHRTGAPWERPTGAGVGRVRSYGEGFDRYVAHLIGVLPNRLDGLKVVLDEAHGAAARVSPEAFTRAGAEIVTIGAEPDGLNINDGCGSTHLDLLKAAVVEHGADLGIAHDGDADRCLAVDAEGNEVDGDQILAVLALAMREAGTLRGNTVVGTVMSNLGFKIAMEREGIQLVQTGVGDRYVLESMKEHGYALGGEQSGHVIILDHATTGDGTLTGLMLAARLAATRRTLADLAGVMERLPQVLVNVPDVDKSRVTTSAELGVAVAEAERELGATGRVLLRPSGTEPLVRVMVEAADIEQARSVAGRLADVVKSALG, encoded by the coding sequence GTGGGACGACTCTTCGGCACGGACGGCGTGCGCGGTGTCGCCAACTCGGATCTGACGGCTGAGCTCGCGCTCGGCCTGTCGGTCGCTGCGGCGCACGTGCTCGCCGAGGCGGGCACCTTCGAGGGGCATCGACCGACCGCCGTGGTCGGCCGTGACCCCCGGGCGTCGGGAGAGTTCCTGGAGGCCGCGGTCGTCGCGGGCCTCGCGAGCGCGGGCGTGGACGTCCTGCGCGTCGGTGTGCTGCCCACCCCCGCGGTGGCGTACCTCACCGGGGCGCTGGGCGCCGACCTCGGCGTGATGCTCTCGGCGAGCCACAACGCCATGCCGGACAACGGCGTCAAGTTCTTCGCGCGCGGCGGCCACAAGCTGGCCGACGAGCTGGAGGACCGCATCGAGTCCATCTACGAGCAGCACCGCACGGGCGCCCCGTGGGAGCGTCCGACCGGCGCCGGCGTGGGTCGCGTCCGGTCGTACGGCGAGGGCTTCGACCGGTACGTCGCGCACCTCATCGGGGTGCTGCCCAACCGCCTCGACGGGCTGAAGGTCGTCCTGGACGAGGCGCACGGCGCGGCCGCGCGGGTCTCGCCCGAGGCGTTCACGCGGGCCGGTGCCGAGATCGTCACGATCGGTGCCGAGCCGGACGGGCTCAACATCAACGACGGTTGCGGCTCCACCCACCTCGACCTCCTCAAGGCGGCCGTCGTGGAGCACGGCGCGGACCTCGGCATCGCGCACGACGGCGACGCCGACCGCTGCCTGGCCGTGGACGCCGAGGGCAACGAGGTCGACGGCGACCAGATCCTCGCCGTCCTCGCCCTCGCCATGCGCGAGGCGGGCACGCTGCGCGGCAACACCGTCGTCGGCACCGTCATGTCCAACCTGGGCTTCAAGATCGCCATGGAGCGCGAGGGCATCCAGCTCGTCCAGACCGGGGTCGGTGACCGCTACGTCCTGGAGTCGATGAAGGAGCACGGATACGCGCTCGGCGGCGAGCAGTCCGGCCACGTGATCATCCTCGACCACGCGACGACCGGTGACGGCACGCTGACCGGTCTGATGCTGGCCGCCCGCCTCGCCGCGACCCGTCGCACGCTCGCCGACCTCGCCGGGGTCATGGAGCGGCTGCCGCAGGTCCTGGTGAACGTCCCCGACGTCGACAAGTCCCGGGTCACCACCTCCGCCGAGCTGGGTGTCGCGGTCGCCGAGGCCGAGCGGGAGCTGGGCGCCACCGGCCGGGTGCTGCTTCGCCCCTCCGGCACCGAGCCGCTGGTCCGCGTCATGGTCGAGGCCGCCGACATCGAGCAGGCCCGCTCGGTCGCCGGTCGTCTCGCCGATGTGGTCAAGTCCGCACTGGGCTAA
- the coaA gene encoding type I pantothenate kinase: MITSPPRSAHRKPEATPYVDLTRAEWSALRDKTPLPLTADEVERLRGLGDVIDLDEVRDIYLPLSRLLNLYVGATANLRGALNTFLGDAGNGHGTQHGTPFVIGVAGSVAVGKSTVARLLQALLARWPEHPRVELVTTDGFLYPMAELQRRGLMSRKGFPESYDRRALTRFVADIKAGKDEVTAPVYSHLIYDIVPDERLVVRRPDILIVEGLNVLQPALPGQDGRTRVGLADYFDFSVYVDARTEDIETWYLNRFRKLRETAFQNPFSYFRKYTQVSEDEALDYARTTWRTINRPNLVENVAPTRGRATLVVRKGPDHKIQKISLRKL, from the coding sequence GTGATCACTTCGCCGCCACGGAGCGCCCACCGCAAGCCGGAGGCGACTCCCTACGTGGACCTGACCCGCGCAGAGTGGAGCGCCCTGCGCGACAAGACGCCGCTGCCGCTGACCGCCGACGAGGTCGAGCGGCTGCGCGGGCTCGGCGACGTCATCGACCTCGACGAGGTGCGGGACATCTACCTGCCGCTGTCGCGCCTGCTCAACCTGTACGTGGGGGCCACCGCCAATCTGCGCGGCGCGCTGAACACCTTCCTCGGCGACGCGGGCAACGGGCACGGCACCCAGCACGGCACCCCGTTCGTCATAGGCGTGGCGGGCTCGGTCGCGGTCGGCAAGTCGACCGTGGCCCGCCTGCTCCAGGCGCTGCTGGCCAGGTGGCCCGAGCACCCCCGGGTGGAGCTGGTCACCACCGACGGCTTCCTGTACCCGATGGCCGAACTCCAGCGCCGCGGCCTGATGTCGCGCAAGGGCTTCCCCGAGTCGTACGACCGCAGGGCGCTGACCCGGTTCGTCGCGGACATCAAGGCGGGCAAGGACGAGGTCACGGCGCCCGTCTACTCGCACCTGATCTACGACATCGTGCCGGACGAGCGGCTCGTGGTGCGCCGCCCCGACATCCTGATCGTGGAGGGCCTCAACGTCCTCCAGCCCGCCCTGCCCGGCCAGGACGGCCGCACCCGGGTCGGACTCGCGGACTACTTCGACTTCAGCGTGTACGTCGACGCCCGCACCGAGGACATCGAGACCTGGTACCTGAACCGGTTCCGCAAGCTGCGCGAGACCGCCTTCCAGAACCCCTTCTCGTACTTCCGCAAGTACACCCAGGTCTCCGAGGACGAGGCGCTGGACTACGCGCGGACGACCTGGCGGACCATCAACCGGCCCAACCTGGTGGAGAACGTGGCGCCCACGCGCGGGCGGGCCACGCTCGTCGTGCGCAAGGGACCCGACCACAAGATCCAGAAGATCTCGCTGCGCAAGCTCTGA
- the glmS gene encoding glutamine--fructose-6-phosphate transaminase (isomerizing) yields the protein MCGIVGYVGGQSALDVVVAGLKRLEYRGYDSAGVAVLADGGLAAAKKAGKLINLEKALLEAPLPAGATGIGHTRWATHGGPTDANAHPHLDNAGRVAVVHNGIIENFAALRAELAERGHALASETDTEVVAHLLAECYSSAEDLAEAMRQVCRRLEGAFTLVAVHADEPDVVVGARRNSPLVVGVGEGESFLASDVAAFIAHTRSAIELGQDQVVELRRDGVSVTDFDGAPAETRAYHVDWDASAAEKGGYDYFMLKEIAEQPKAVADTLLGRIDAAGSLTLDELRIPDAVLREVDKVVVVACGTAYHAGMIAKLAIEHWTRIPCETELASEFRYRDPILDQRTLVIAISQSGETMDTLMALRHAREQGAKVLAICNTNGSTIPRESDAVLYTHAGPEVAVASTKAFLTQLVACYLVALYLGQVRGTKWGDEVRAVVHDLAEIAREVDRVLETMEPVRELARSLADKNTVLFLGRHVGYPVALEGALKLKELAYMHAEGFAAGELKHGPIALIEQDLPVVVVVPSPRGRSVLHDKIVSNIQEIRARGARTIVIAEEGDEAVAPYADHLIRIPATPTLLQPLVATVPLQVFACELATARGNEVDQPRNLAKSVTVE from the coding sequence ATGTGCGGAATCGTGGGATATGTAGGCGGGCAGTCGGCGCTCGACGTCGTGGTGGCGGGGCTGAAGCGGCTGGAGTACCGCGGGTACGACTCGGCGGGCGTCGCGGTGCTCGCGGACGGCGGGCTCGCCGCGGCGAAGAAGGCCGGAAAGCTGATCAATCTGGAGAAGGCGCTCCTGGAGGCGCCGCTCCCCGCCGGGGCAACCGGCATCGGGCACACCCGGTGGGCCACGCACGGCGGCCCCACCGACGCCAACGCGCATCCGCACCTGGACAACGCGGGGCGGGTCGCGGTCGTGCACAACGGCATCATCGAGAACTTCGCCGCGCTGCGGGCCGAGCTGGCTGAACGCGGCCACGCGCTGGCCTCCGAGACGGACACCGAGGTCGTCGCCCACCTGCTCGCCGAGTGCTACTCCTCGGCCGAGGACCTGGCGGAGGCCATGCGCCAGGTGTGCCGACGCCTTGAGGGCGCGTTCACGCTGGTCGCGGTGCACGCCGACGAGCCTGACGTGGTGGTGGGCGCGCGGCGCAACTCGCCGCTCGTCGTGGGCGTCGGCGAAGGGGAGTCCTTCCTCGCCTCCGACGTCGCCGCGTTCATCGCGCACACCCGCTCCGCGATCGAACTGGGCCAGGACCAGGTGGTCGAGCTGCGCCGGGACGGGGTGAGCGTCACCGACTTCGACGGGGCGCCGGCCGAGACCCGGGCCTACCACGTGGACTGGGACGCCTCGGCCGCCGAGAAGGGCGGCTACGACTACTTCATGCTGAAGGAGATCGCCGAGCAGCCGAAGGCGGTCGCCGACACCCTGCTCGGGCGGATCGACGCGGCGGGCTCGCTGACCCTGGACGAGCTGCGGATCCCGGACGCGGTGCTGCGGGAGGTCGACAAGGTCGTCGTCGTGGCGTGCGGGACGGCGTACCACGCCGGCATGATCGCGAAGCTCGCGATCGAACACTGGACCAGGATTCCGTGCGAAACGGAGCTGGCCAGCGAATTCCGCTACCGCGACCCGATCCTCGACCAGCGCACGCTCGTGATCGCCATCTCGCAGTCCGGCGAGACCATGGACACGCTGATGGCGCTGCGCCACGCACGGGAACAGGGCGCCAAGGTCCTCGCGATCTGCAACACCAACGGCTCGACCATCCCGCGGGAGTCGGACGCGGTGCTGTACACGCACGCGGGCCCCGAGGTCGCGGTGGCGTCGACCAAGGCGTTCCTCACCCAGCTCGTGGCCTGCTACCTCGTGGCCCTGTACCTCGGACAGGTGCGCGGAACGAAGTGGGGGGACGAGGTCCGGGCCGTGGTGCACGACCTCGCCGAGATCGCCCGCGAGGTCGACCGGGTGCTCGAAACCATGGAGCCCGTACGGGAGTTGGCGCGCTCGCTCGCCGACAAGAACACCGTGCTCTTCCTCGGGCGGCACGTCGGCTACCCGGTCGCGCTCGAAGGCGCGCTCAAGCTCAAGGAACTGGCGTACATGCACGCCGAAGGCTTCGCGGCCGGTGAGCTCAAGCACGGGCCGATCGCGCTCATCGAGCAGGACCTGCCGGTGGTGGTCGTGGTGCCCTCGCCCAGGGGCCGGTCCGTCCTGCACGACAAGATCGTGTCCAACATCCAGGAGATCCGGGCCCGGGGAGCGCGGACGATCGTGATCGCGGAGGAGGGCGACGAGGCGGTGGCGCCGTACGCCGACCACCTCATCCGGATTCCGGCCACGCCCACGCTGCTCCAGCCGCTCGTGGCGACCGTGCCGCTCCAGGTGTTCGCCTGTGAGCTGGCGACGGCGCGCGGCAATGAGGTGGACCAGCCGCGCAACCTCGCGAAGTCGGTCACCGTCGAATGA
- the rplM gene encoding 50S ribosomal protein L13 — MRTYSPKPGDITRQWHVIDAQDVVLGRLATTAANLLRGKHKPVYAPHMDMGDFVIIINADKVHLSGNKKTQKMAYRHSGYPGGLRSVRYDDLLANNPEKAVEKAIKGMIPKNTLGRQMLSKLKVYSGDQHPHAAQQPVPFEITQVAQ; from the coding sequence GTGCGTACGTACAGCCCCAAGCCCGGCGACATCACTCGCCAGTGGCACGTCATTGACGCCCAGGACGTCGTCCTGGGTCGTCTGGCGACCACCGCTGCGAACCTCCTCCGGGGCAAGCACAAGCCCGTCTATGCACCGCACATGGACATGGGTGACTTCGTCATCATCATCAACGCCGACAAGGTTCACCTGTCCGGCAACAAGAAGACCCAGAAGATGGCGTACCGCCACTCCGGCTACCCGGGCGGTCTCCGCTCGGTGCGCTACGACGACCTCCTGGCGAACAACCCGGAGAAGGCCGTCGAGAAGGCCATCAAGGGCATGATCCCCAAGAACACCCTGGGCCGTCAGATGCTCTCGAAGCTGAAGGTCTACTCGGGCGACCAGCACCCCCACGCTGCCCAGCAGCCGGTGCCGTTCGAGATCACCCAGGTCGCGCAGTAG
- a CDS encoding L,D-transpeptidase family protein, with amino-acid sequence MPAPPPPAPGGTEPAPSDTLVPGVPLAQAPLDTPDQALPPLVYEPGAAEDRVEPAAAPEGADRLVEYVPREELGAKPGSCTTRTGPHQREVERWLGLKVDGKQSAADCAAIRKFQQAQGIQPTIGFAGPVTWSRMQFLSARKNPNAAHKCPVRAGRVACVDLTRQLMWVQTGKKVTYGPVPIRSGRASLPTRAGWHKVYWRHKNHWSTIYHQSMPYAQFFDGGQAFHAIYHSVYTTVGSQGCVNLSLADARTLWDALRQGDAVYVWGHREGT; translated from the coding sequence ATCCCGGCGCCGCCCCCGCCGGCGCCGGGAGGCACCGAGCCCGCGCCCTCCGACACGCTGGTGCCCGGAGTGCCGCTCGCGCAGGCGCCCCTCGACACCCCGGACCAGGCGCTGCCGCCGCTCGTGTACGAGCCCGGGGCCGCCGAGGACAGGGTCGAACCCGCCGCGGCGCCCGAGGGCGCGGACCGGCTCGTGGAGTACGTACCGCGGGAGGAACTCGGCGCCAAGCCCGGCAGCTGCACCACCAGGACCGGGCCACATCAGCGGGAGGTCGAACGCTGGCTCGGGCTCAAAGTGGACGGCAAGCAGTCCGCCGCGGACTGCGCCGCGATCCGCAAGTTCCAGCAGGCGCAGGGCATTCAGCCCACCATCGGCTTCGCGGGCCCGGTCACCTGGTCCCGGATGCAGTTCCTGTCGGCCCGCAAGAACCCCAACGCCGCGCACAAGTGCCCCGTGCGGGCGGGGCGGGTGGCCTGCGTGGACCTGACGCGGCAGCTGATGTGGGTGCAGACCGGCAAGAAGGTGACCTACGGTCCGGTGCCGATCCGCAGCGGGCGGGCCAGCCTGCCCACCCGGGCGGGCTGGCACAAGGTCTACTGGCGGCACAAGAACCACTGGTCGACCATCTACCACCAGTCCATGCCGTACGCCCAGTTCTTCGACGGCGGGCAGGCCTTCCACGCCATCTACCACAGCGTCTACACCACCGTCGGCAGCCAGGGCTGCGTGAACCTGAGCCTGGCCGACGCCCGCACGCTCTGGGACGCACTGCGTCAGGGCGACGCCGTCTATGTGTGGGGGCACCGGGAAGGCACCTGA
- the alr gene encoding alanine racemase, with protein sequence MTAKTQNPAGRARAEIDLGALRANVRTLRACSPGAQLMAVVKADAYGHGAVPCARAARQAGAAWTGTATPQEALALRAAGIDGPMLCWLWTPGGPWREAIEADIDVSVSGMWALREVTDAARAAGRTARIQLKADTGLGRNGCQPADWPELVHAALATPEVTVTGLWSHFACADEPGHPSIAAQLSVFQEMLAFAEKAGVTPEVRHIANSPATLTLPESHFDLVRTGIAMYGVSPAPELGTSQELGLRPVMTLAASVALTKQVPAGHGVSYGHHYVTRGETTLGLVPLGYADGIPRHASGRGPVLVEGKVRTAAGRIAMDQFVVDLEGDTVEPGAEAILFGPGERGEPTVEDWARAADTIGYEIVTRIGSRVPRVYVNECSGDE encoded by the coding sequence ATGACCGCGAAGACACAGAACCCCGCCGGGCGCGCCCGCGCCGAGATCGACCTGGGCGCGCTGCGCGCCAACGTCCGTACGCTGCGGGCCTGTTCACCCGGCGCGCAGCTGATGGCCGTGGTGAAGGCGGACGCGTACGGGCACGGCGCGGTGCCGTGCGCCAGGGCGGCCAGGCAGGCCGGCGCGGCATGGACGGGCACCGCGACCCCGCAGGAGGCGCTGGCGCTGCGCGCGGCCGGGATCGACGGCCCGATGCTGTGCTGGCTGTGGACGCCCGGCGGCCCCTGGCGCGAGGCGATCGAAGCGGACATCGATGTCTCGGTGAGCGGGATGTGGGCGCTGCGCGAGGTCACCGACGCGGCCCGCGCCGCCGGGCGCACCGCCAGGATCCAGCTCAAGGCCGACACCGGGCTCGGCCGCAACGGCTGCCAGCCCGCCGACTGGCCGGAACTGGTCCATGCCGCGCTCGCCACCCCCGAGGTGACCGTCACCGGCCTGTGGTCGCACTTCGCGTGCGCCGACGAGCCGGGCCATCCCTCGATCGCGGCCCAGCTGTCCGTCTTCCAGGAAATGCTGGCCTTCGCCGAGAAGGCGGGCGTCACACCCGAGGTGCGGCACATCGCCAATTCCCCGGCCACGCTCACGCTCCCCGAGTCCCACTTCGACCTCGTGCGCACCGGCATCGCGATGTACGGCGTCTCCCCGGCCCCCGAACTCGGCACCTCGCAGGAGCTCGGGCTGCGGCCCGTCATGACGCTCGCCGCCTCGGTGGCGCTGACCAAGCAGGTTCCGGCGGGTCACGGCGTCAGTTACGGGCATCACTACGTCACCCGGGGCGAGACCACCCTCGGCCTCGTACCACTCGGGTACGCCGACGGCATCCCGCGGCACGCCTCGGGGCGCGGTCCGGTTCTGGTCGAAGGGAAAGTGCGTACCGCGGCGGGCCGCATTGCCATGGATCAGTTCGTGGTCGACCTTGAGGGGGACACGGTCGAGCCGGGCGCGGAGGCGATCCTGTTCGGGCCGGGGGAGCGCGGGGAGCCGACGGTGGAGGACTGGGCGCGGGCGGCCGACACCATCGGCTACGAGATCGTGACCCGGATCGGTTCGCGGGTGCCCCGGGTCTATGTGAACGAGTGTTCCGGCGACGAGTAG
- the rpsI gene encoding 30S ribosomal protein S9: MAETTVEQPVEETELVDIENYTTESEVPVEGEYTSESLASRFGDPQPAAGLGRRKNAIARVRIVPGTGKWKINGRTLEDYFPNKVHQQEVNEPFKVLELDNRYDVIARISGGGVSGQAGALRLGVARALNEADVDNNRGVLKKAGFLSRDDRAVERKKAGLKKARKAPQYSKR; the protein is encoded by the coding sequence GTGGCCGAGACCACCGTTGAGCAGCCGGTCGAAGAGACTGAGCTCGTCGACATCGAGAACTACACCACCGAGTCCGAGGTGCCCGTCGAGGGCGAGTACACCTCCGAGTCGCTGGCGTCCCGCTTCGGTGACCCCCAGCCGGCCGCCGGCCTGGGTCGTCGCAAGAACGCCATCGCCCGCGTCCGGATCGTCCCGGGCACCGGCAAGTGGAAGATCAACGGGCGTACGCTCGAGGACTACTTCCCGAACAAGGTCCACCAGCAGGAAGTCAACGAGCCCTTCAAGGTGCTCGAGCTCGACAACCGCTACGACGTCATCGCCCGCATCTCGGGTGGCGGCGTGTCCGGTCAGGCCGGCGCCCTGCGTCTCGGTGTGGCCCGCGCGCTGAACGAGGCCGACGTGGACAACAACCGCGGCGTCCTCAAGAAGGCCGGCTTCCTCTCCCGCGACGACCGTGCGGTCGAGCGCAAGAAGGCCGGTCTCAAGAAGGCCCGCAAGGCTCCGCAGTACAGCAAGCGCTAA
- the tsaE gene encoding tRNA (adenosine(37)-N6)-threonylcarbamoyltransferase complex ATPase subunit type 1 TsaE → MEAPHSSPAADAGTGMTLNSPSEMQELGRRIAKLLRPGDLVMLTGELGAGKTTLTRGLGEGLGVRGAVTSPTFVIARVHPSLVGGPALVHVDAYRLGGGLDEMEDLDLDVSLPESVVVVEWGEGKVEDLSEDRLQVLIDRVVGETDDDRRTVTVTGIGPRWADAGVESL, encoded by the coding sequence ATGGAAGCACCGCACAGCAGCCCGGCGGCTGACGCCGGCACCGGCATGACCCTCAACTCCCCTTCCGAAATGCAGGAGTTGGGCCGTCGCATCGCGAAACTGCTCCGTCCCGGCGACCTCGTGATGCTCACGGGAGAGCTCGGCGCGGGCAAGACGACCCTGACCCGCGGCCTCGGTGAGGGCCTCGGGGTGCGGGGTGCCGTGACGTCGCCCACTTTCGTCATCGCCCGCGTCCACCCCTCCCTGGTCGGCGGACCCGCGCTGGTGCACGTCGACGCGTACCGCCTCGGCGGAGGGCTCGACGAGATGGAGGACCTCGACCTCGACGTGTCGCTGCCCGAGTCCGTGGTCGTCGTGGAGTGGGGCGAGGGGAAGGTCGAAGACCTCTCGGAGGACCGGCTCCAGGTGCTGATCGACCGCGTGGTGGGCGAGACCGACGACGACCGCAGGACCGTCACGGTCACCGGAATCGGGCCCCGCTGGGCGGACGCGGGAGTCGAGAGCCTCTGA
- a CDS encoding alpha/beta fold hydrolase: MSETSTGDAVASAVQGAQTAVGNWRVAGIAGAAIGVVAAGAAAGVAIERLTVGRGMRKKARLALDASGPYGSLRGMPGKAVADDGTVLYYESDEVEPEAGANGSRKRRLFGRKPPAPVTVVFSHGYCLSQDSWHFQRAALRGVVRTVHWDQRSHGRSDRGKAQREGVPVDIDQLGRDLKAVIDAAAPDGPLVLVGHSMGGMTIMALADQYPELIRERVVGVAFVGTSSGKLGEVNYGLPVAGVNAVRRVLPGVLKALGSQAELVERGRRATADLFAGMIKRYSFSSKDVDPAIARFAERMIESTPIDVVAEFYPAFSEHDKAAALPVFAEVPVLVLAGESDLVTPSSHSEAIADLLPDAELVIVPDAGHLVMLEHPETVTDRLADLLARVGAVPQAANVGTHGSTAQQPGG; this comes from the coding sequence GTGAGCGAGACCAGCACGGGGGACGCCGTCGCATCCGCGGTCCAGGGTGCCCAGACGGCGGTGGGTAACTGGCGCGTGGCGGGGATCGCGGGCGCCGCGATAGGTGTGGTCGCGGCGGGCGCGGCGGCCGGCGTCGCCATAGAGCGGCTCACCGTCGGGCGCGGCATGCGCAAGAAGGCCCGTCTGGCGCTGGACGCGTCCGGCCCCTACGGTTCGTTGCGCGGGATGCCGGGCAAGGCGGTCGCCGACGACGGCACCGTCCTCTACTACGAGAGCGACGAGGTCGAGCCGGAGGCGGGCGCCAACGGCTCGCGCAAGCGCAGGCTCTTCGGACGCAAGCCCCCGGCCCCGGTCACCGTGGTCTTCTCGCACGGCTACTGCCTGAGCCAGGACTCCTGGCACTTCCAGCGGGCCGCGCTGCGCGGAGTGGTCCGCACCGTGCACTGGGACCAGCGCAGCCACGGCCGTTCCGACCGCGGCAAGGCCCAGCGCGAGGGCGTGCCGGTCGACATCGACCAGCTCGGCCGCGATCTGAAGGCCGTCATCGACGCGGCCGCACCGGACGGCCCGCTGGTCCTGGTCGGTCACTCCATGGGCGGCATGACGATCATGGCCCTGGCCGACCAGTACCCCGAACTGATCCGAGAGCGCGTGGTCGGCGTCGCCTTCGTCGGTACGTCGTCGGGCAAGCTCGGCGAAGTCAACTACGGGCTTCCGGTCGCCGGGGTCAACGCGGTGCGCCGGGTGCTGCCCGGGGTGCTCAAGGCGCTGGGTTCGCAGGCCGAGCTGGTGGAGCGCGGCCGGCGGGCCACGGCGGATCTCTTCGCCGGCATGATCAAGCGCTACTCGTTCTCCTCCAAGGACGTCGACCCGGCCATCGCCCGGTTCGCCGAGCGAATGATCGAGAGCACTCCGATCGACGTCGTCGCGGAGTTCTACCCGGCCTTCTCCGAGCACGACAAGGCCGCGGCCCTGCCTGTCTTCGCGGAGGTCCCGGTCCTGGTCCTGGCGGGCGAGAGCGATCTGGTGACCCCCAGCTCGCACAGCGAGGCCATCGCCGATCTGCTGCCCGACGCGGAGCTGGTCATAGTGCCGGACGCCGGGCATCTGGTGATGCTGGAGCACCCCGAGACGGTCACCGACCGCCTCGCCGACCTCCTGGCCCGGGTCGGCGCGGTCCCGCAGGCCGCTAACGTTGGGACGCATGGAAGCACCGCACAGCAGCCCGGCGGCTGA
- a CDS encoding holo-ACP synthase, whose product MIIGVGIDVAEIDRFGESVERTPAMLQRLFVESELILPSGERRGIASLAVRFAAKEALAKALGAPAGLHWTDAEVYVEKSGQPRVRVRGTVAARAAELGVRHWHVSLSHDAGVASAVVIAEG is encoded by the coding sequence ATGATCATCGGGGTGGGGATCGACGTCGCCGAGATCGACCGGTTCGGGGAGTCGGTGGAGCGGACCCCCGCGATGCTCCAACGGCTGTTCGTGGAGAGCGAGTTGATACTGCCGAGCGGTGAGCGGCGCGGGATCGCCTCGCTGGCCGTGCGGTTCGCGGCGAAGGAGGCCCTCGCGAAGGCCCTTGGGGCTCCGGCGGGGCTCCACTGGACGGACGCGGAGGTGTACGTCGAGAAGAGCGGGCAGCCGCGGGTGCGGGTGCGGGGAACCGTGGCCGCACGCGCCGCGGAGCTCGGGGTCCGGCACTGGCATGTGTCGCTCAGCCATGACGCGGGAGTGGCGTCGGCGGTGGTGATCGCGGAGGGCTGA
- a CDS encoding NAD(P)H-hydrate dehydratase produces the protein MRSAYRVETVRAAERELMGRLPHGALMQRAAAGLAAACAAMLGRVYGARVVLLVGSGDNGGDALYAGARLARRGAGVSAVLLAPDRAHPGGLAALTRAGGRVTDDPYEVLAAADLVLDGITGIGGHGGLRPDAVPVTRAARGSNALVVAVDLPSGVDAGTGEVAGEALRADATVTFGAYKPGLLIDPARQYAGAVRLIPIGLDLPSVPDAEALQHADVADLLPAPAAESDKYRRGVVGVVAGSARYPGAAVLAVAGALRGGAGAVRYVGPGADAVIARFPEALVSDGSPAKAGRVQAWVVGPGLGDGAGVDEVLASDVPVLVDADGLRGLDPEAVRARSAATLLTPHAGEAAALLGVPREKVEAERLASVRELAARYGATVLLKGSTTLVADAEGPVRVNPTGTPWLATAGSGDVLSGLAGSLLATGLDARDAGSAAAYLHGLAGRHAAEGAPTTAYAVAEALPGVWRDVTGG, from the coding sequence ATGCGTAGCGCCTACCGTGTCGAGACCGTCCGGGCCGCCGAGCGGGAGTTGATGGGGCGACTGCCCCACGGCGCGCTCATGCAGCGCGCCGCCGCCGGGCTCGCCGCCGCCTGTGCCGCGATGCTGGGGCGGGTCTACGGCGCCAGGGTCGTGCTGCTGGTCGGCAGCGGGGACAACGGCGGCGACGCCCTGTACGCGGGCGCCCGGCTGGCCCGCCGCGGCGCCGGAGTGAGCGCGGTACTGCTCGCCCCGGACCGCGCACACCCCGGCGGCCTCGCCGCACTGACCCGGGCGGGCGGGCGCGTCACCGACGATCCGTACGAGGTGCTCGCCGCCGCCGATCTCGTACTCGACGGCATCACCGGCATCGGCGGCCACGGCGGCCTGCGTCCCGACGCGGTGCCGGTCACGCGGGCCGCCCGCGGGTCGAACGCGCTGGTGGTCGCCGTCGATCTGCCCAGCGGCGTGGACGCGGGCACCGGTGAGGTGGCGGGCGAGGCGCTGCGGGCGGACGCGACGGTGACGTTCGGGGCGTACAAGCCGGGGCTGCTCATCGACCCCGCGCGGCAGTACGCGGGGGCCGTGCGGCTGATCCCCATCGGGCTCGACCTGCCGTCCGTACCGGATGCCGAGGCGCTCCAACACGCGGACGTGGCAGACCTGTTGCCCGCTCCGGCGGCCGAGAGCGACAAGTACCGGCGGGGCGTGGTCGGCGTCGTGGCCGGGTCGGCGCGCTACCCCGGCGCGGCGGTCCTCGCGGTGGCCGGTGCGCTGCGGGGCGGGGCCGGGGCCGTGCGGTACGTGGGGCCCGGCGCGGACGCGGTGATCGCGCGCTTCCCCGAGGCCCTGGTCTCGGACGGCTCGCCGGCGAAGGCCGGCCGGGTGCAGGCGTGGGTGGTCGGCCCCGGGCTCGGCGACGGCGCGGGCGTGGACGAGGTGCTGGCCTCGGACGTGCCGGTCCTGGTGGACGCGGACGGGCTGCGCGGTCTGGACCCCGAAGCGGTACGGGCCCGGTCGGCGGCCACCCTGCTCACGCCGCACGCGGGCGAGGCGGCGGCGCTGCTCGGGGTCCCGCGCGAGAAGGTCGAGGCCGAGCGGCTCGCGTCGGTGCGCGAGCTGGCGGCGCGGTACGGCGCGACGGTCCTCCTGAAGGGCTCCACCACGCTGGTCGCGGACGCCGAAGGCCCGGTCCGGGTCAACCCGACGGGCACCCCGTGGCTGGCCACGGCGGGCAGCGGCGACGTTCTGTCCGGCCTCGCGGGCTCCCTGCTCGCCACCGGCCTCGACGCCCGCGACGCGGGCTCGGCCGCGGCCTACCTCCACGGCCTGGCAGGCCGCCACGCCGCCGAGGGCGCCCCGACGACGGCGTACGCGGTGGCCGAGGCGCTGCCGGGCGTATGGCGAGACGTGACGGGCGGCTGA